The Microbacterium horticulturae genome has a window encoding:
- a CDS encoding YlxR family protein gives MDPVRTCVGCRRRSSRSALLRVVAIDSRLVLDERASMPGRGAWVHDTGECLRAALRRRAFVRALRVSGALDTQTIEEHLQRKG, from the coding sequence ATGGACCCCGTACGAACGTGCGTCGGGTGCCGACGGCGTTCCTCCCGGTCCGCCCTCCTTCGAGTGGTGGCCATCGATTCCCGCCTCGTCCTCGACGAACGCGCGTCGATGCCCGGGCGGGGCGCCTGGGTTCACGACACGGGTGAATGCCTACGGGCCGCACTGCGGCGACGGGCGTTCGTACGCGCATTGCGTGTGTCAGGTGCGCTTGACACGCAGACCATTGAAGAGCATCTGCAGCGAAAAGGCTGA
- the nusA gene encoding transcription termination factor NusA, producing the protein MDIDLGLLRTVEREKEIPFDELVHIIEQAILTAYAKHTSATGTLPDGARAQLDRKTGHVAVFMPLLNDEGAVIGEEESTPEDFGRIAAFAAKQVISQRLRDIADDAVLGEFRGKEGDIVAGVVQQGPNPRMVHVDLGTVEAILPPEEQVPGEDYAHGARLRVYVTSVSKGTKGPSITVSRTHPGLVRKLFALEVPEIASGVVEIISLAREAGHRTKIAVKANEPAVNAKGACIGELGRRVRAVTDELGGEKIDIVDYDPELAKFVANALSPAKVTSSFILDATTKAVRALVPDYQLSLAIGKEGQNARLAAKLTGAKIDIQPDSILEGA; encoded by the coding sequence ATGGATATCGACCTGGGACTGCTGCGAACGGTCGAGCGGGAGAAGGAGATCCCCTTCGATGAGCTCGTGCACATCATCGAACAGGCGATCCTGACCGCCTATGCCAAGCACACGTCCGCCACCGGCACGCTGCCGGACGGCGCGCGGGCGCAGCTTGACCGCAAGACCGGTCACGTGGCGGTGTTCATGCCTTTGCTCAATGACGAGGGCGCCGTCATCGGCGAGGAAGAGAGCACCCCCGAAGACTTCGGACGCATCGCGGCGTTCGCCGCCAAGCAGGTGATCAGCCAGCGGCTGCGCGACATCGCCGACGACGCGGTGCTCGGTGAGTTCCGTGGCAAGGAGGGCGACATCGTCGCGGGCGTCGTCCAGCAGGGGCCGAACCCCCGTATGGTGCACGTCGACCTCGGTACCGTCGAGGCGATCCTGCCGCCCGAAGAGCAGGTGCCGGGCGAGGACTACGCGCACGGTGCGCGCCTGCGCGTGTACGTGACGAGCGTGTCGAAGGGCACCAAGGGTCCGTCGATCACGGTCTCGCGCACGCACCCGGGCCTTGTCCGCAAGCTGTTCGCGCTCGAGGTCCCCGAGATCGCCAGTGGTGTCGTCGAGATCATCTCGCTCGCCCGTGAGGCCGGGCACCGCACGAAGATCGCGGTGAAGGCCAATGAACCGGCGGTGAATGCGAAGGGCGCCTGCATCGGCGAACTGGGACGCCGGGTGCGCGCGGTCACCGACGAACTGGGCGGGGAGAAGATCGACATCGTCGACTACGACCCCGAGCTGGCGAAGTTCGTCGCGAACGCGCTGTCGCCGGCGAAGGTGACGTCGAGTTTCATCCTGGATGCCACGACCAAGGCCGTCCGCGCCCTCGTGCCCGACTACCAGCTGTCGCTGGCGATCGGCAAGGAGGGGCAGAATGCCCGGCTGGCAGCGAAACTGACCGGTGCGAAGATCGACATCCAGCCGGACTCGATTCTCGAAGGCGCGTGA
- a CDS encoding lipase family protein, protein MTDRGTRRWSALPGLVSQAPPRALIVVGAVVTILGVLIITRPLTSLVLLGVYVGASAVISGVVELVSRHRSPAWWTRIFAIVWIVAGILVLVWLGSSLNVLPTVLAILLLVSGVAAVGDALIPTTSGEPLRASQRVLSAVWGGAQVVFGILSLTWPDVTVLVVAVVFGVRTLVFGATLLVRGIVLLRSRPDRGGRPLPARRPHPRAVDAGRYALSLLLVLTTAGGWFLNGWLEDGAPVVDAFYDPPATLPSGHGELIRTSAYGGTIPPGATVTRILYSTTDAHGQPLAASALVIVPEEEIQLTPHPVVLWNHGTTGVARGCAPSLTDSAATKWAIPGLDTAIAHGWMVVAPDYAGQGTPGVFPYLIGQGEARSALDAVVAAEKLPHVWASDDVVVWGHSQGGHAALWASRVAKKYTPDLNVLGTAALAPAGDPLALARDLTAGFASPELTVLTAWVLVPYSETYPDVRLADYVSPGTRAIVRELAQRCPSEPALMVSVLAALGISEHQTLYIGDLTAGNLGRRLGQNTAMGTWTTPLLIQWGADDEVIPTSQQVAYVKRLCEAGNDVDWVEYPVTHHQDILQPSSQALSKLLDWTGGLFAHRGAPASRCG, encoded by the coding sequence ATGACGGATCGCGGTACTCGGCGGTGGAGCGCCCTGCCCGGCCTCGTCTCACAGGCGCCGCCGCGCGCCTTGATCGTCGTCGGCGCGGTGGTGACGATCCTCGGCGTGCTGATCATCACCCGGCCGCTCACCTCGCTCGTCCTGCTCGGCGTGTACGTCGGCGCCAGCGCGGTCATCTCCGGGGTGGTCGAGCTCGTCTCCCGGCACCGGTCACCGGCGTGGTGGACGCGCATCTTCGCGATCGTGTGGATCGTCGCGGGGATCCTCGTGCTCGTCTGGCTCGGTTCGAGCCTGAACGTGCTGCCGACGGTGCTGGCGATCCTGCTGCTGGTCAGCGGCGTCGCCGCAGTGGGCGACGCCCTGATCCCGACCACTTCGGGGGAGCCGCTGCGGGCCAGCCAGCGCGTGCTCTCGGCGGTGTGGGGCGGCGCGCAGGTGGTGTTCGGCATCCTGTCGTTGACCTGGCCGGATGTCACGGTCCTGGTGGTCGCGGTGGTGTTCGGCGTGCGCACCCTGGTGTTCGGGGCGACCCTGCTCGTGCGCGGCATCGTGCTGCTGCGCAGCCGGCCCGACCGCGGCGGACGGCCGCTGCCGGCCCGGCGTCCGCATCCGCGCGCGGTCGATGCCGGTCGCTACGCGCTGTCACTGCTGCTCGTGCTGACAACGGCGGGTGGCTGGTTCCTCAACGGCTGGCTCGAGGACGGCGCACCCGTGGTCGACGCGTTCTACGACCCGCCTGCCACGCTGCCGTCGGGACATGGCGAGCTGATCCGCACGTCGGCGTACGGAGGCACTATCCCGCCCGGGGCGACGGTGACGCGCATCCTCTACTCGACCACCGACGCACATGGGCAGCCGCTCGCCGCCAGCGCACTGGTCATCGTCCCCGAGGAGGAGATCCAGCTCACGCCGCACCCGGTCGTCCTCTGGAATCACGGCACCACCGGCGTCGCGCGCGGCTGCGCGCCGAGCCTCACCGACAGTGCCGCCACCAAATGGGCGATCCCGGGGCTGGACACCGCTATCGCGCACGGCTGGATGGTCGTCGCGCCCGACTACGCCGGGCAGGGCACGCCGGGTGTCTTCCCCTACCTCATCGGCCAGGGTGAGGCGCGATCGGCGCTCGATGCGGTCGTGGCCGCCGAGAAGCTGCCGCATGTCTGGGCCTCCGATGACGTCGTCGTCTGGGGCCATTCCCAGGGCGGTCACGCCGCACTGTGGGCGAGCCGCGTCGCGAAGAAGTACACCCCTGACCTCAACGTGCTCGGGACGGCGGCACTCGCGCCGGCGGGCGACCCGCTCGCTCTGGCCCGCGACCTGACCGCCGGGTTCGCGAGCCCCGAGCTGACCGTGCTCACCGCCTGGGTGCTGGTTCCGTACTCCGAGACGTACCCCGATGTGCGCTTGGCCGACTACGTCTCACCGGGCACGCGCGCCATCGTCCGCGAGCTCGCGCAGCGGTGTCCCAGCGAACCGGCGCTGATGGTGTCGGTGCTGGCGGCCCTGGGCATCTCCGAGCATCAGACGTTGTACATCGGAGATCTGACCGCCGGCAACCTCGGCCGGCGCCTGGGGCAGAACACCGCCATGGGCACCTGGACGACGCCGCTGCTGATCCAGTGGGGGGCCGACGACGAGGTCATCCCGACCAGTCAGCAGGTGGCGTATGTGAAGCGCCTGTGCGAGGCGGGCAACGACGTCGATTGGGTGGAGTATCCGGTCACTCACCACCAGGACATCCTCCAGCCCTCCTCGCAGGCGCTGTCGAAGCTGCTGGACTGGACCGGCGGACTGTTCGCGCACCGGGGCGCTCCCGCGTCGCGCTGCGGCTGA
- a CDS encoding TIGR00730 family Rossman fold protein has product MADSSPNMLPSEVTEALRRALDAAGIDEHEDLVARILATGVGLGMDDTDRLDLKITSAALTEMRSAFSLFAPYRAVSKVTVFGSARTKPDDPLYRQARRAAHILSEHGWMVVTGAGPGIMQAGAEGAGTDRSIGVSIRLPFEEKPNALLADSENVVSMKYFFTRKLMLMKESHGFICLPGGFGTMDEMFELLTLQQTGKAEPMPMVLLDEPGGTFWGGLRRFVDQHLVPAGVINADDFDRVLVTDSVPAAIAHILGFWRNYDSLRWVRERLVLRIRTAPTDAQLAELNERFAPLLTQGEIERTGPLRDEQHDGDRLELPRLVMHYNAFEVGDLYRLIGAVNDWVEDGDDVDD; this is encoded by the coding sequence ATGGCTGATTCTTCCCCGAACATGCTGCCGAGCGAGGTCACCGAAGCACTGAGGCGGGCGCTGGATGCCGCGGGCATCGATGAGCACGAAGACCTGGTCGCCCGGATCCTGGCCACCGGTGTCGGTCTCGGCATGGACGACACCGATCGGCTCGATCTGAAGATCACCTCGGCGGCACTCACCGAGATGCGCTCGGCGTTCTCGCTGTTCGCGCCCTACCGGGCAGTCTCCAAGGTGACGGTGTTCGGCTCGGCCCGCACCAAGCCCGACGATCCGCTGTACCGGCAGGCGCGCCGGGCCGCGCACATCCTCTCCGAGCACGGATGGATGGTCGTCACCGGAGCCGGTCCGGGCATCATGCAGGCGGGGGCCGAGGGCGCCGGAACCGACCGATCGATCGGCGTGTCGATCCGGCTGCCGTTCGAGGAGAAGCCCAACGCGCTGCTGGCCGACAGCGAGAACGTCGTCTCGATGAAGTACTTCTTCACGCGCAAGCTCATGCTCATGAAGGAGTCGCACGGTTTCATCTGCCTGCCCGGCGGCTTCGGCACGATGGACGAGATGTTCGAGCTGCTCACGCTCCAGCAGACCGGCAAGGCCGAGCCGATGCCGATGGTGCTGCTCGACGAGCCGGGCGGCACGTTCTGGGGCGGGCTGCGCCGGTTCGTCGACCAGCACCTCGTGCCGGCCGGCGTCATCAACGCCGACGACTTCGACCGCGTGCTGGTGACCGACTCCGTGCCTGCGGCCATCGCCCATATCCTCGGCTTCTGGCGCAACTACGACTCGTTGCGGTGGGTGCGCGAGCGCCTCGTGCTGCGCATCCGCACGGCGCCGACCGACGCGCAGCTGGCCGAGCTCAACGAGCGCTTCGCACCCCTGCTCACGCAGGGTGAGATCGAGCGCACCGGGCCCCTGCGCGACGAGCAGCACGACGGCGATCGGCTCGAGTTGCCGCGTCTCGTGATGCACTACAACGCGTTCGAGGTCGGCGATCTTTACCGGCTCATCGGGGCGGTGAACGACTGGGTCGAGGACGGCGACGACGTCGACGACTGA
- a CDS encoding proline--tRNA ligase: MVTRLSKFFVRTLREDPAEAEVASHKLLVRAGYIRRQAAGVFAWLPLGLRVKAKIERIVREEMEAAGAQEVHFPALMPRDPYEATGRWNEYGDLLFRLHDRKGGDYLLAPTHEEAFTLLVKDLYSSYKDLPLTIYQIQDKYRDEARPRAGLLRGREFTMKDAYSFDYTDEGLDSSYFAQRDAYERIFQRLGLEYVIVKADAGAMGGSRSEEFLHPTAVGEDTFVRSDGGYAANVEAFTTVVPDAVPFDDAPAAEIFDSPNTPTIDTLVAHSNAVLDGDYTAADTLKNVVLALTHLDGTRELVVVGIPGDRDVDDKRAEVAFAPAEVEAATPEDFAKHPGLVKGYIGPWSPTGPVLGEESATGIRYLLDPRVVDGTRWITGANIDQKHVHSLVAGRDFVGDGFVEVASVRGGDPAPDGSGPVHLARGMEIGHVFQLGRKYAEALGLKVLDENGKQVTVTMGSYGIGVTRILAIIAELNNDDRGLIWPASVAPFDVHVVATGKDSAAFDLAEKLSAELEGAGFDVLYDDRPKTSPGVKFGDAELIGVPRVLVAGRGAAAGEVELWNRRTGERETLPAADAVARLVEER; this comes from the coding sequence GTGGTCACCCGTCTCTCGAAGTTCTTCGTCCGCACACTGAGGGAAGACCCCGCCGAGGCGGAGGTCGCCAGTCACAAGCTGCTCGTGCGCGCCGGTTACATCCGGCGGCAGGCGGCCGGCGTGTTCGCGTGGCTGCCGCTCGGCCTGCGCGTGAAGGCGAAGATCGAACGGATCGTCCGCGAGGAGATGGAAGCCGCCGGTGCCCAAGAGGTGCACTTTCCGGCGCTCATGCCCCGCGACCCGTACGAGGCCACCGGCCGGTGGAACGAGTACGGCGACCTGCTGTTCCGCCTGCACGACCGCAAGGGCGGCGACTATCTGCTCGCGCCCACGCACGAAGAGGCTTTCACGCTGCTGGTGAAGGACCTGTACTCGTCGTACAAGGACCTGCCGCTGACGATCTACCAGATCCAGGACAAGTACCGTGACGAGGCCCGTCCGCGTGCGGGCCTGCTGCGCGGCCGCGAGTTCACGATGAAAGACGCGTACTCGTTCGACTACACCGACGAGGGGCTCGACTCCTCGTACTTCGCGCAGCGCGATGCGTACGAGCGCATCTTCCAGCGCCTCGGCCTGGAGTACGTGATCGTGAAGGCGGATGCCGGGGCCATGGGCGGCTCGCGCAGCGAGGAGTTCCTGCACCCCACGGCGGTCGGCGAAGACACCTTCGTGCGCTCGGACGGCGGCTACGCCGCCAACGTCGAGGCGTTCACGACCGTCGTGCCCGACGCCGTGCCGTTCGACGACGCACCGGCGGCCGAGATCTTCGACTCGCCGAACACGCCCACCATCGACACGCTCGTCGCGCACAGCAACGCGGTGCTCGACGGCGACTACACCGCCGCCGACACGCTGAAGAACGTCGTGCTCGCGCTCACCCACCTGGACGGGACCCGCGAGCTCGTGGTCGTGGGCATCCCCGGCGACCGCGACGTCGACGACAAGCGCGCCGAGGTGGCGTTCGCGCCGGCGGAGGTCGAGGCGGCCACGCCCGAGGACTTCGCGAAGCACCCCGGCCTGGTCAAGGGCTACATCGGACCCTGGTCCCCGACCGGGCCCGTCCTCGGCGAGGAGTCGGCCACCGGCATCCGGTACCTGCTCGATCCTCGCGTCGTCGACGGCACGCGCTGGATCACGGGTGCCAACATCGACCAGAAGCACGTGCACTCGCTCGTGGCGGGCCGCGATTTCGTCGGCGACGGATTCGTCGAGGTCGCCAGCGTGCGCGGCGGCGACCCGGCCCCCGACGGCTCCGGTCCCGTGCATCTGGCGCGCGGCATGGAGATCGGCCACGTCTTCCAGCTCGGGCGCAAGTACGCCGAGGCGCTGGGACTGAAGGTGCTCGATGAGAACGGCAAGCAGGTCACCGTCACGATGGGCTCGTACGGCATCGGCGTGACCCGCATCCTCGCGATCATCGCCGAGCTGAACAACGACGACCGCGGGCTCATCTGGCCCGCGTCGGTCGCGCCGTTCGACGTGCATGTGGTGGCCACCGGCAAAGACAGCGCGGCGTTCGATCTGGCCGAGAAGCTCTCGGCCGAGCTCGAGGGTGCCGGGTTCGACGTGCTGTACGACGATCGTCCGAAGACCTCGCCCGGGGTGAAGTTCGGTGACGCCGAGCTCATCGGCGTGCCGCGCGTGCTCGTGGCAGGTCGCGGCGCGGCGGCAGGCGAAGTCGAGCTGTGGAACCGGCGCACCGGCGAACGTGAGACGCTGCCGGCCGCCGACGCAGTCGCGCGGCTCGTCGAGGAGCGCTGA
- a CDS encoding RNB domain-containing ribonuclease, whose translation MPGRHPHLVSAAAGDALAASLKALRAELELPDGFAPEVLTEADAAARDVRAEPGPELPDLREIEFLTIDPEGSRDLDQALHLQRTATGGILHYAIADVPAFVRPTGAIDAEARERGETLYAVDGRIPLHPPVLSEGAASLLEGQDRLAFVWRFELDERAEPVATSLRRAVIRSRRQWTYTQAQRAIDDGSGPESLKNLPWFGQQRSQRESERGGASLNAPEIEVTPVDGTYRLERRRTLPVEDSNAHVSLLTGMAAARIMLDGGVGILRTMPSADPDDVAAFRAQTVALGLPWPEDVTYGEYLRGLHGDDAATLAVQDAAASLFRGAGYTAFDGQLPDDTLQSAIAAPYAHTTAPLRRLVDRWSLVVCDALANGREVPTWARESLHELPKLMGRAGQRAARLDNATVDRVEAAVLTGYENKVFTGVVLGHRGDGARVQLTGPLVSVNVPGLDAAAGATVQLRLTRSDIANGQIDLVPA comes from the coding sequence GTGCCCGGTCGTCACCCCCATCTGGTGTCCGCCGCGGCCGGGGACGCCCTGGCCGCTTCGCTGAAGGCGCTGCGCGCCGAACTCGAACTGCCCGACGGCTTCGCGCCGGAGGTCCTGACCGAAGCCGATGCGGCCGCCCGCGACGTGCGCGCCGAACCGGGGCCGGAGCTGCCCGACCTGCGCGAGATCGAGTTCCTCACGATCGACCCCGAGGGGTCCCGCGATCTCGACCAGGCGCTGCACCTGCAGCGGACGGCGACCGGCGGCATCCTGCACTACGCCATCGCCGATGTGCCCGCGTTCGTGCGCCCGACCGGCGCGATCGACGCCGAGGCGCGCGAGCGCGGCGAGACGCTGTACGCGGTGGACGGGCGCATCCCGCTGCACCCGCCGGTGCTCAGCGAGGGCGCGGCATCGCTGCTGGAGGGGCAGGACCGTCTCGCCTTCGTGTGGCGGTTCGAGCTCGACGAGCGCGCCGAACCGGTCGCGACCTCGCTGCGGCGAGCCGTGATCCGTTCCCGGCGGCAGTGGACGTACACCCAGGCGCAGCGCGCTATCGATGACGGATCAGGTCCCGAGTCTCTGAAGAACCTGCCGTGGTTCGGGCAGCAGCGTTCGCAGCGCGAGAGCGAACGCGGAGGCGCGAGCCTTAACGCACCCGAGATCGAGGTCACGCCCGTCGACGGCACATACCGGCTGGAGCGGCGCCGCACCCTGCCGGTCGAGGATTCGAACGCGCACGTCTCGCTGCTGACCGGCATGGCGGCCGCGCGCATCATGCTCGACGGCGGTGTCGGCATCCTGCGCACGATGCCGTCCGCCGACCCCGACGACGTCGCGGCCTTCCGGGCGCAGACCGTCGCACTGGGACTGCCGTGGCCCGAAGACGTCACCTACGGCGAGTACCTGCGCGGCCTGCACGGCGACGACGCGGCGACGCTGGCGGTGCAGGACGCCGCGGCGAGCCTGTTCCGTGGCGCCGGATACACCGCGTTCGACGGGCAGCTGCCCGACGACACCCTGCAGTCGGCCATCGCCGCCCCGTACGCGCACACCACCGCTCCCCTGCGCCGGCTCGTCGACCGGTGGTCGCTCGTCGTGTGCGACGCGCTGGCGAACGGCCGCGAGGTTCCGACCTGGGCACGCGAGAGCCTGCACGAGCTGCCCAAGCTCATGGGCCGGGCCGGTCAGCGCGCCGCGCGTCTCGACAACGCGACCGTCGATCGGGTCGAGGCGGCCGTGCTCACCGGGTACGAGAACAAGGTGTTCACCGGCGTGGTGCTCGGCCACCGCGGCGACGGCGCACGCGTGCAGCTGACCGGTCCGCTGGTCTCGGTGAACGTGCCGGGGCTGGATGCCGCAGCCGGCGCCACCGTGCAGCTGCGCCTCACGCGCTCCGACATCGCGAACGGCCAGATCGATCTGGTGCCGGCGTGA
- a CDS encoding pyroglutamyl-peptidase I, which yields MSGVLLTGFEPFADDPVNPSGDAVRLAAELWQGPEQLVTAVLPVTFADAAVRLRALIAEHDPEVVLATGVAGGRATVSIERVAVNLIDARIPDNAGMQPVDVPSVPGGPPAWFATVPVKAIASAVTAAGIPSSLSMSAGTYVCNHVFANAVDAARRAGFIHVPWGAGQASHGEPELPLADLARAFVIAARTAMAPLA from the coding sequence GTGAGCGGGGTGCTGCTGACCGGGTTCGAACCGTTCGCCGACGATCCGGTCAACCCTTCCGGCGATGCCGTACGCCTCGCCGCCGAGCTGTGGCAGGGGCCGGAACAGCTCGTGACCGCCGTGCTGCCGGTGACGTTCGCCGATGCCGCCGTCCGCCTGCGCGCGTTGATCGCGGAGCACGACCCCGAGGTCGTGCTCGCGACGGGGGTGGCGGGCGGCCGCGCCACCGTGAGCATCGAGCGGGTCGCAGTGAACCTCATCGACGCCCGCATCCCCGACAACGCCGGCATGCAGCCCGTCGACGTGCCGAGCGTGCCCGGCGGTCCGCCTGCATGGTTCGCGACCGTGCCGGTGAAGGCGATCGCGAGCGCGGTCACCGCGGCCGGCATCCCGTCCTCCCTCTCGATGTCGGCGGGCACCTACGTGTGCAACCACGTCTTCGCGAACGCCGTGGACGCCGCCCGGCGCGCCGGCTTCATCCATGTGCCGTGGGGCGCCGGGCAGGCATCGCACGGCGAGCCCGAGCTGCCGCTGGCCGACCTTGCGCGCGCCTTCGTCATCGCCGCGCGCACCGCCATGGCTCCGCTGGCCTGA
- a CDS encoding phosphotransferase — protein MARMPAAEVDVTLELVARLLVAQHPDLAGHPISIAAHGWDNVMARLGDDLAVRVPRREMAAVLVEHEQLVLPRLAPRLPVAVPVPVRVGRPTEFYPWSWSVVPWLPGEPAFRQQSADRDRWAADLADTLAALHTPADGDAPRNPVRGEPLAERADITRARIDSADPTGRLRARYDADAAAPRHPGRALWVHGDPHPLNMLSDATGLRALIDFGDVTAGDPATDLATAWLTFTPVGRAAFIARYTAAAGTDVAVDEALWARARAWAARITSALLTGSDDHPELAALGRFAREQVLADG, from the coding sequence ATGGCCCGCATGCCCGCCGCCGAGGTCGACGTGACGCTCGAGCTCGTCGCCCGCCTGCTGGTGGCGCAGCACCCCGACCTCGCGGGGCATCCGATCTCGATCGCGGCGCACGGGTGGGACAACGTCATGGCCCGGCTCGGCGACGACCTGGCCGTGCGAGTACCCCGTCGCGAAATGGCCGCCGTACTCGTCGAGCACGAGCAGCTCGTGCTGCCGCGACTCGCCCCGCGGCTGCCGGTGGCGGTCCCGGTGCCCGTGCGTGTGGGGCGACCCACGGAGTTCTACCCGTGGTCGTGGTCGGTCGTGCCCTGGCTGCCCGGCGAGCCGGCGTTTCGTCAGCAGTCGGCAGACCGCGACCGCTGGGCCGCCGACCTCGCCGATACGCTCGCGGCTCTCCACACACCCGCCGATGGGGATGCGCCGCGCAACCCGGTGCGCGGCGAGCCGCTGGCCGAGCGCGCTGACATCACCCGTGCGCGCATCGACAGCGCCGATCCGACCGGCCGGCTGCGCGCACGGTACGACGCGGATGCGGCCGCGCCGCGGCATCCCGGCCGCGCGCTGTGGGTCCACGGCGACCCGCATCCGCTCAACATGCTGTCCGACGCGACCGGCCTGCGCGCGCTCATCGATTTCGGCGACGTGACCGCGGGCGACCCGGCGACCGATCTGGCGACCGCCTGGCTGACCTTCACGCCGGTCGGCCGCGCAGCCTTCATAGCGCGCTACACCGCGGCCGCGGGCACGGACGTCGCGGTGGACGAGGCACTGTGGGCCCGGGCACGCGCCTGGGCGGCCCGCATCACCTCAGCGCTGCTCACCGGCAGCGACGATCATCCCGAGCTCGCCGCCCTCGGCCGCTTCGCCCGCGAGCAGGTGCTCGCCGACGGTTGA
- a CDS encoding large exoprotein → MGGQVLGGGIIVLVAVVLWLVYLLPSWYSRHQFDAAQRNAVRLNQALRVLAETSETPDEVRVELNARTALAQQKLARKAQAEREVLARRAQSERDEIERRTLAEREQAELARRKVQLEQARIDRERADAERVAAEQRARAETGAARRLPAVRRARARRRARLSVTVTGCLGLGATGWGVFLLLTGGTAAPVWIGGAVVVVCALLLAQMARVTARSAPRQQPVAVPTAPRRVVQEPQDISLADERAWQPRELPRPLTASQGSRAAAVLAAAAEREQLRQAALDEALVERAEQQRPPELDSARLARMGRVDDAEIEAHVRALLASRAS, encoded by the coding sequence ATGGGTGGGCAGGTGTTGGGTGGGGGGATCATCGTCTTGGTGGCGGTGGTGCTGTGGCTGGTGTATCTGTTGCCGAGCTGGTACAGCCGGCATCAGTTCGACGCTGCGCAGCGCAACGCTGTGCGGCTGAATCAGGCGCTTCGGGTGCTGGCCGAGACGAGTGAGACGCCCGACGAAGTGCGGGTGGAGCTGAATGCGCGCACGGCGCTCGCGCAGCAGAAGCTGGCGCGAAAGGCGCAGGCCGAGCGCGAGGTGCTCGCGCGCAGGGCGCAGTCCGAGCGCGATGAGATCGAGCGTCGCACCCTCGCCGAGCGCGAGCAGGCGGAGCTGGCGCGCCGGAAGGTGCAGCTCGAGCAGGCTCGCATCGACCGCGAGCGTGCCGATGCCGAGCGCGTCGCCGCCGAGCAGCGTGCCCGCGCCGAAACCGGTGCTGCCCGGCGTCTTCCCGCGGTGCGCCGCGCGCGTGCGCGCCGTCGTGCCCGGCTGAGTGTGACGGTGACGGGATGCCTCGGCCTCGGCGCCACCGGATGGGGCGTCTTTCTGCTGCTGACGGGCGGCACCGCCGCCCCCGTGTGGATCGGTGGTGCCGTCGTCGTGGTGTGCGCCCTGCTGCTCGCGCAGATGGCCCGGGTCACAGCCCGGTCGGCCCCCCGGCAGCAGCCCGTGGCGGTGCCGACGGCACCGCGCCGCGTCGTGCAGGAACCGCAGGACATCTCCCTGGCCGACGAGCGCGCCTGGCAGCCGCGTGAGCTGCCGCGACCGCTCACCGCCTCGCAGGGATCGCGTGCGGCCGCTGTGCTGGCCGCTGCTGCCGAGCGCGAGCAGCTGCGCCAGGCGGCTCTCGACGAGGCGCTCGTCGAACGCGCGGAGCAGCAGCGCCCGCCCGAGCTCGACAGCGCACGGCTCGCGCGTATGGGCCGTGTCGACGACGCCGAGATAGAGGCCCACGTGCGCGCCCTGCTGGCCAGCCGCGCCAGCTGA
- a CDS encoding GNAT family N-acetyltransferase — translation MDLTDPQRHGPVSIRLIRQKDARVLQQELLSNRAWLRPWEATSPDGPVSLDMRLGIRRLLQQYRDGSGVPFVMEWEGEVAGQLNVWGISRGSLASATIGYWVSERFAGRDITPTAVALATDICFRDLRLHRMEICIRPENKASLRVVEKLGFRYEGLRRRFIHIDGDWRDHYAFAVTREDAPEGVLGRWVSGHAPRDAASIPPADRLPA, via the coding sequence ATGGACCTCACTGATCCGCAGCGTCATGGGCCGGTGTCGATCCGGCTGATCCGCCAGAAGGACGCGCGCGTGCTGCAGCAGGAGCTGCTCTCGAACCGTGCGTGGCTGCGGCCCTGGGAGGCCACGAGTCCCGACGGCCCGGTCTCGCTCGACATGCGCTTGGGCATCCGCCGGCTGCTGCAGCAGTACCGCGACGGCAGCGGTGTGCCCTTCGTCATGGAGTGGGAGGGCGAGGTGGCCGGGCAGCTCAACGTGTGGGGGATCTCTCGCGGCTCGCTCGCGTCGGCGACGATCGGGTACTGGGTGAGCGAGAGGTTCGCGGGCCGCGACATCACGCCGACCGCCGTGGCGCTCGCGACCGATATCTGCTTTCGCGACCTGCGGCTGCACCGGATGGAGATCTGCATCCGTCCCGAGAACAAGGCGAGCCTGCGGGTCGTCGAGAAGCTCGGATTCCGGTACGAGGGATTGCGCCGTCGCTTCATCCACATCGACGGCGACTGGCGTGATCACTATGCGTTCGCAGTGACCCGCGAGGACGCGCCCGAAGGCGTGCTGGGCCGATGGGTGTCGGGGCACGCGCCGCGCGACGCGGCATCCATCCCTCCCGCCGACCGGTTGCCCGCCTGA